The region ATGTGGCTGGTGGCCTGGCCTTGCTGGCAGGCATCCTGCTTCGTTACCACGCCACGGGCGGGGATCTCACGTTTACCCAGTTGGATGTGCTTAATCCCGATCTTTCCACCTATCTGATCATGATCGGGTTCATCCTGAATGCCGCAGTGCCGCCTCTGCATGCGTGGTTGCCGGATGCCTATGGTGAAGCGACTGTCACAGGTTCCGTGTTCATGTGCGCGTTCACGACTAAGACGGCTGTCTATGCGCTCTGCCGTGGTTTTGCTGGAATGGAGATTCTGGTGGTATTGGGTGTCTGTATGGCTCTGTACGGTGTGGTTTATGCCGTTCTTGAAAACGATGCCCGTCGCTTGCTGGCTTATCACATTATTAGCCAGGTCGGTTATATGGTTGCCGGCGTGGGGATTGGAACCCAGATGGCGATCAATGGTGCCTGCGCACATGCCTTTGCCCACATTCTCTATAAGGGACTCCTGTTTATGGGAACGGGCTCAGTTTTGCATATGACCGGCAAGAGTAAGTTTTCCGAGTTGGGCGGGCTCTATAAGAAAATGCCCTGGGCGTTTGTCTTTACCTTGATTGGGGGACTGTCAATTTCGGCCTTCCCGCTCTTCAGCGGATTTGTCAGTAAGTCGATGATTGTGGCGGCTGGGTTTGAAGAACACAAGATGACGGCGGCATTCCTCCTGATGTTGGCATCGGCAGGAACGTTTCTTCATACCGGGTTGAAAGTTCCGTACTTTATCTGGTTCGGTAAGAATAACTGCAGTAAGGAGACCTGGGAAATCGCGAAGGATCCACCTTGGAACATGTGCGCGGCCATGGCGTTGATGTCATTCATGTGCATTTTCATCGGGTGTTATACGCCGTACCTTTACGACAAGCTTCCGTTTGAAGTGGATTATCATCCGTATACCGCCTACCACGTATCTGAAACACTTCAGATCCTGTTATTCACAGCCCTCGGCTTTTTCCTCTTCATCAAGAAGCTGAAACCAGAGGCGACGATCAGTCTGGATATGGACTGGTTTTATCGGATGGGTGGACGCGGGGTGGCTTGGGTGTCCCGTGTACCGGCCCAGGCGGTGGATGAGTGGGTGAGCGAGTTCTACCGGTTCTGTGGACTGGCCTGGACGATGTCGTTGGCCCGGGTATCCTCGTGGTTTGATGGGCGTGTGATTGATGGTGTGGTGGATGGGGTAGCGCTCTCAGTGCGTTATCTGGGGGATCGTGTTCGCCACATGCAGACAAGAAATCTTCAGTTCAATATCTTCAGCGCGGTCGTGGTGGTCGTGGTGATGTTGTTGACCTATGCGTTGACAGCGATGACGTTGAGGTAAGCTATGGGTTTTTATACAAATGGCCAGTGGCCGATTTTAAGTTTGCTGACATTTCTGCCTCTGGCAGGAGTGCTATTGTTACCGTTTCTCAAGGGGGACAGTCCCGCCAAAGTCTGGGCGTTGGGGGTGACGTTGGTGACGGCGGTGTTATCACTGCCGCTTTATGCCGCTTTTGACATTACGACGGCGTCATACCAATTCTGCGAAAAAGTCGCGTGGATTCCTTCGTTGAACATTCATTATGCGCTGGGCATTGATGGGATCAGCCTTTTGCTGGTTTTGTTGACCACCCTGCTGATGCCGTTATGCATTCTGTGTTCATGGCGCGCCATCGGAACCCGTGTCAAGGAGTTCATGGCCTGTATTCTGATCATGGAGACGGCCATGTTGGGTGTCTTTATGGCACTGGATTTTGTACTGTTCTACATCTTCTGGGAGGCGATGTTGATTCCGATGTTCCTGTTGATCGGAATCTGGGGCGGGCCGCGGAAGATCTATGCATCGGTCAAGTTCTTCTTGTACACTTTGGCTGGTTCGGTGTTGATGCCGGTGGCCGTAATCGCGTTGTACCTGCATAGTCAGCCGCATACGTTCTCAATTCCCGAGCTGATGAATCAGCCTTATTCCTTTACGCTGCAATGCTGGGTGTTTCTGGCATTTTTTGTAGCCTTTGCCGTGAAGGTCCCGATGTTTCCGTTCCATACGTGGTTGCCTGCGGCGCATGTGGAGGCGCCGACTGCCGGAAGCGTGCTGCTGGCCAGTGTGCTGCTGAAGATGGGCGCCTATGGTTTCCTGCGATTCTGTCTGCCCATGACGCCGCTCGGCGTTCAGGCGTTTGCCCCCTATGTGCTGGCGCTTTCTGCGGCTGGCATCATTTACGGCGGATTCACGGCGTTAGCCCAAAGTGACATGAAGAAACTGGTGGCCTATTCGAGTGTGGCGCACATGGGATTTGTTACCCTGGGGATTTTTGTTTTGAATATCAGTGGCATCGAAGGTGCGATCCTGCAGATGATCAACCATGGCATCACCACAGGGGCCTTGTTCCTCTGCGTGGGTATGATTTATGAGCGTACCCATAGTCGGGAGTTGGCCAATGCGACCGGTATCGGAAAAGTAATGCCGGTGTATGTGACGATGCTGACAATCTTCGGGCTTTCTTCATTGGCCTTCCCGGGCACGAACAGTTTTGTGGGCGAATTTATGGTACTGGTCGGAGGCTTTGCTTATTCCATGAAGCTCGGCTGGATCGTTATCCCCGGCGTGATTTTGAGTGCGGCCTATATGCTGCGCATGTTGCAGCGGGTGATTTGGGGCGGAACGAATAACCCGGACACCTCGTACCTTAAGGATTTGAACTGGCGCGAGATGATTACGCTGGCGCCTTTAGTGGCATTTGTTCTGTGGATCGGTCTGGCGCCCGCTCCGTTTTTGAATGTGCTGCATGTGAGCGTCCAACATCTGCTCATGCAAGTCCAATTGGGCTTGGGAATGTAATTTGCGGAAGGAATGCACGAAACGATGAATCCGATTTTATTTATGCCTGAACTGGTGCTCATCTTCGGGAGCTTGGCAGCCTTTGGTGTTTGCCTGGGCGAGGGGCGTGTCCGGTTGGCCACGGGTACTGCGTTGATTACCGCTCTGCTGACCTTGGTGTCCAGTGTCGCAACCCTGTGTTTGGCGGGGGATCTGTTTTGCCAGGCATACCGAGTGGACCTTTTCTCACAGCTTTTCAAGGTGTTCATTGCCTTGGGATTGTTGGCGGTGGTCCTGTTCGGAAACAAGTTGAAGGATATCCGGGCCGAGGTTCGGCCTGAATACTTCCTGTTTTTGCTGTTGGGTTCACTGGGGTTAACCTTGTTGGTGAGCGCGGTGGAGTTGATCACCCTGTTTATCGCCCTGGAACTCTCATCCTATTCCCTGTACCTGCTGGTGCCCCTGCGCCGGGAACAACCGGGGTTACGTATGCAGATGGAATCAGCGGCAAAGTATGTGATGTTCGGTATTGTCGCCACAGGTTTTCTATTGTTCGGGATGAGTTATCTTTATGGGATGACAGGCTCCACGTATTTCAGCGAAATCGGGCCCGCATTGGTTCAACATTGGGGTGAACCTGCAGTACTGGTTGGGATGATACTTATTCTGGCAGGACTTTTCTTCAAGTTGGCAGCCTTTCCCATGCACCTGTGGGCACCGGATGTGTATCAGGGGGCGTCAAACGAAACGACAGCCTTTATTGCCGGTGTACCCAAGGTGGCGGTGGTGGCCGTATTGATCCGGTTCCTCATGTGCGCCCAATCCTCGAATGAGGCATTGAGTCTGGTGATTACGGTCGCTGCGATTGGCTCCATGTTTTTCGGTAATCTGGCTGCCTTGGTTCAGAAAGACCTCAAACGTATGTTGGGGTATTCGAGTATTGCCCATGCAGGTTATGTGATGTTGGGGCTGGTGACTTTGCAGAAAAGTGGTTATGCGGTATCGATGTTCTATATTTTTGGTTTTGTTGTCATGAGTTTGGCGGCTTTTCTGGTGATCTGTCAGATGTCAAAAGCTGGAGAGAATGTGACCCTTGATGATCTGTCCGGCCTGCACAAGCGTAACCCGCTGGCCGCTTTTATATTGGCCTCTAGTATGTTTGCGTTGGCCGGTATCCCGCCCTTTGCCGGGTTTATGGGGAAGTGGCTACTATTAAATGAGGCACTAAAAAGCGGATTCCTGACGTTGGTGGTCATTACCGCCATTAACACCGCCATAGGCATTTATTACTATCTGACGGTGGCCCGTGTCATTTACTTTACCGAGCCTGAAAACCGCCCCGTCTTTCACTTTGAGAGGGGCATCGCGGCACTGGGTGTAATCCTCGTCGTGATTGTGACGTTGCTAGGTATAGTACCCGCCAAGTTGCTGAACGCGGCGATTCTCGCTGTGCAGTTTTGATGAGTCCCTTGATGATCAGGTGCAGTCTTGTTACAGTGCGGACATGTACGAACATCATCGGCAACCATTGGCATCATTGCCTACCTTTATCAAGCGGATGGCCGCTTGTTTTGCAATTTCACAGTGCCTGGCGGGGATAGCCCTTGTGATCGGCATGGTCGGTTACCACATCCTGGCCGGACTCGGCTGGGTTGACTCATTTGAGAACGCGGCGATGATCTTGGGCGGGATGGGCCCTGTAGATCAAATGTCGACCACTTCCGCCAAAATCTTTGCCGGGCTTTATGCGATCTTCAGCGGCCTGATGTTTCTCTCTATCATGGGGATCGTCCTGGCTCCGATTTTTCACCGAGTCATGCATAAGTTCCATTTGGCCGACGAGGATGTGAATGAGGAAATCGATAAGCCGAAGGTGCATTGAATGGCTATTGATCGTGAAACATTTCACGAGCAATACAATTTGACAGTTGCGGGGTATATATATTTATCTACCAAAACGGTGCAGCTACTTGCTTTCCCACATTGAAGTGGTTGTGATGGTATGTGTTTGTGCTTAATGAAGGAGTGTTTCTGATATGTCGACTCGTGATTCAATGTCGTTTGATATTATTGGTGTGGGTTGTGGAGTGGCAACGCTTTCTACCGTGTTGCAATTGCTCAAGCGTGTGAAGCGTGAACCCGATGGATCCATGCAAGCCCCTAGCATTTTAATTATTGATAAAGCACCGTCAGTTGGGGCTCAGAACCTGTCAGGTGCCGTCGTGGATACGTCCTCTCTGGCTGATTTGCTGGAATATGAGGATTTTGCCGGACTGCCGCAGTTCGCCACAGTTACGAAAGAAAGCTTTCATCATTTAACGGCCACCGGTTCGACCAAGGTGCCATGGATCCCTCCGACCATGCATGCGGAAGGTTTTCCGATCGTTTCGCTTTCCGCCTTAACCCGCCATCTGGCAAGCTTGTGCGAAAAGGCCGGGGCGGAAATCTACTCAGGCTTTTCTGCTGTTGAATTGTTGCGCGAGAATGGACGTATTGTCGGTGTCCGCATGGGTGACAAAGGGCTGGATAAAAATGGCGAACAACGCGCGAACTTTGAGCTTGGCCCTGACCTGATGGCCACGATGGTTGTTCTGGGGGAAGGCGCTTGCGGGTTTCTGACCGAGAAGTTGCTGACGGATGAGGGCATGCGAGGTGCCAATCCCCAGACTTTTGCGGTGGGCGTCAAAGAATTGATTGAAACGCCTGAGTGCAAGGGGCGTGCCGGTACGATTATGCACTCATTCGGATATCCTCTGGATTCCAAAACATATGGCGGCGGTTTCATTTATTGTCTGAGCGATACTCTGGTCGCCATTGGAATGGTCACCGCATTGGATTACAAGAATCCCACAACCAGTCCCCATGACATGTTCCGGTTGTTCAAACACCATCCGTCAGTTCTACCCTATATTGCGGGGGGCAAGGTTCTGGAATACGGCGCCAAAGTTCTTCCTGAAGGAGGGTTAAACTCCATTCCGACATTGGTTGCCAATGGAGCCCTGATTGTTGGAGATGCGGCGGGGTTGTGCAATTCCCTACGCTTGAAGGGTGTTCATTTGGCGGTGCAATCGGGAATTGCCGCAGGCGATGCCTTGTTCGAAGGCTGGAAGAGCAAAGATTTCTCCATGGCTGCCATGCAGAAATACCCGGAAAATCTTAAGGATTCGGCTCCCTGGAAGGAATTGGAGAAGATCAAGAACGTGCGTGCGGCCTTTACCTACGGTTCTCTTCCGGGTATGGTGGCGGTCGGTATGAGTGTATTTAGCGGCGGTTTGTTGCCGCCCGGGCTGATGGCTTTGGAGCCGGATTGGGAAGTCATGAAGGCAAAGGCAGATGTGAAGCCCTGCGCCCTGCCACCCAAAGTTGGTGCCGATGAAGCGAATCTTCAAATGGATCGGCTCTCGGATTTGTTCTTGTCCAAGACGCACCATGAGGAAAATCAGCCCTCACATCTGAAAATTCCTGATGCCGAAAAGTGCAAAGTTTGTATTAAGAAATTTGGGGCACCCTGCACGCTGTTCTGTCCTGCACAAGTGTATGTGCTCAAGGATGACCAGCAAGGGATTCATATTGATTTCTCCAATTGTCTGCACTGTAAGACCTGCCAGATCAAAGATCCCATGCAGAATATCCAATGGACTCCACCCGAGGGTGGCGGTGGTCCGGTTTATTCGAAAATGTGATTTCCCGAAATTCTGATACCTGATTATTTTTCGAGGGATGTCTTATGGCTGATGATAAAAAAGAACCATGGCTGAATTGGCTGGCGTTAACAACGGTGATTTTAGCGGTGTGTGCCACTATGGCCACCTTTAAGGGTGGGGGACACTCCACTAAATCAGTCATGAGTCAGACTAAGGCGTCTGATCAGTGGGCTTATTATCAGGCAAAGAGTATCAAGGGGTACATTTACGATTTGCAGGGTGATAAGCTCCAGCTTGACCTTAAGGCCAATGCCGCGTCTTTATCCCCTGAACTTCAGAAAGATTACACGGATCGCATAACTTCCTATAAGTCGAAGGTTCAAAAGTACGAAATCGAGAAATCTGAAATAGAAAAAAAGGCGCGGGATCTGGAGGATTTTCGTGACCTTTGCAGTAAGCACTCTGGCGCATTCGGAATGGCCGTGATCTTTTTGCAAATCGCGATTCTGCTCTCCTCCATTGCCGCCCTTCTCAAGAAGAAACCCTTATGGGTAACTGGCCTGGCCGTGGGAGCCGTAGGTATTGTTCATTTTGTGAACGGCTTTTATTTATTCTTTTGATCACGCCTTACATGGGACGTTCTGCCCACGCGGCTCACGCGAGGTTCGCCCTCCAGCAGAATTGTTTTTCACTTCTAATTCTTTCTTTTGGAGGGCGAACCTTGCGTGAGCCGCGTTACCGTCGGGTACCATTGCCGTTCTCAATGAGTCCCTTCCTATCAACTTGACTTCAGAGTCAGTCGAATAGATAACTTACCTGTGCTGACTACGACACTATTGCATCACACACGTCAGGTGGGTGAATCGCAGAAAGGACAGGCCATGAAGACATCAACGGTTTCGGGCGGTTTTGTGCATTCGCGACGGGTGGGGCTGTTTCTGGGAGTCTTTCTACTGGGACTGACGTTGCTGCCGTCATCTTCTTCAGGAGCCGATGCGGCAACATTAGGCCAGTTGCAGGCTGAGATGCGAGCCAAGCAGTTCTCTCAGGCCATCATCACGGCGGATGCATTGATTGCCGCGAAAGACGCAGGACTCCACGAAGCAACTTATCTGAAGGCATTGGCTCTCTTCCACGCCGGTAAATTTTCAGAGTCCACTGCGACGGCGGAGCTCTTGCTGGCGCAGGATCAAAAGTCTGACTGGTATTATAAAGCGCTCTATCTCAAGGCGCAGTCATTGGTCGAGCAAAGGCGCTTCAAAGACGCCGCCGGGATCTATGAGGCCGAAGCGAATCGAATCCTTTCCCCGCAGCGTAAACAAGAGTTGGCCGGCGTTATTATCCAGTTCGCCGACAAACTCACAGTCAAACCCGCGGTCAATGACCCCGGTGCTTCACCCCCGGACTTCAATAAAGCCTATGGCCTCTACCAGAAGGCTCTGACCATGGAGATCGGGCGCGATCTCCGTGATGAGGTGATGTTCAAGAAAGCCCGGGCAATCCAACAGGCTGGTAATGCCGGTCAGGCTGTTGCGGATTTTCAGGGATATCTGTCAGAATTCGATTCTGCCTGGACAGGTTTTGCCGGTGCAGGCTCCACTCGCCAAGTAATGCAGAACCCGCTGCCGAATGGGCAGAAGGTGCTCTCCGCCCGATATTTTCTCGCTGATGCACTTATTCAAGGAGGCAACCCTCAACAGGCGCGATTGGAACTTGAAGATCTCCTCAAGTTACTCTCTGCTTCCGCTGAAGCGAGGCTCAAACTCAAGGCTGATATCCAGTGGCTTCAGGTTCAGTCATTCTTTACCGTACGTCCCGGGGATGGCACTTCCTTTATGCTCACTGGCGGCGACCTTGAGTCTGCGATCAAGACTTGCCGGGACTTCCTTGCCGCAAACCCCGTTGGCACCCGTGCCATCCGCGCGGCTTGGATGATGATCGAGGCCCATGCCGCCGCCGGGCGCAGTGACGCCGCGATTGCTGCCTGCCATGACTTCATTGCGAGTAAGGGCTTCCAGTTGCCAGGGGGTGAGGAGGCAACGAAAATTGAGGAGGAAATCCACGCCGCACCCGCCACCTACCTTTCCACCCTCAGGATGCGCGCCCTTTTCCGCATCGGTCAGACGCTGTTCGCACAAAAGAAGTATGGCGATGCAATTGCGATCTGGCAGTCATACATCAAGGAATACCCCAACGGATCGCAGTGGTCGGAAAGCCAAAGTGCCATCGTCAATGCCGAGTTCCAGACCGGCATGGATCTGCTGGCCGATAAGAAGACGGAGCTGGCCGAGACATCCCTTGAGACATTCCTCCGTGATCATCCTCTTGATGAGTCCCGAGCCCGCCAGATTCTCTATATCTTCGGTGCTATTCATGATGCCAAGGCCGGTGAAATGGCTACCAATGCAGTGGTACAGTCTGACATCAAGAGTGAATACCGGCAGGCAATAGACACCTGGTCGCGGCTGGCGGAAAAATATCCGGGTAGTGTAGAGGCGAATCAGGCGCTGTTCCGCAGTGCCGTCATCATGGAGGAAAAACTGGGTGACTTTGAGAAGGCACTGGCGCTTTATCGCAGGTTGGTATCCGAATTCGGTTATGATCCGGCAAACCAGCGTATTTCGGATATGACGCGGAAAACCATGAGCCTCTCCTCAGAGCGTGTCTTCCGAACCAATGAAAAACCTTTCCTCCGCCTGAAGTCCCGGAACCTCGAAAAGGTTACGGTCCGGCTTTATAAACTCGATCTTCAGGCGTACTTCCGGAAGATGCATGGCATCACTGGAATCGAAGCTTTGGACCTTTCGCTGATCCAGCCCGACAAAACGTGGGAAGTTAAAGTCGCGGAGTTTGCCAAATACAAACCTCTCGAGCAGGAGATAGAGATCCCATTTGAAGCCGCCACGGCTGGCGCATGCGCCGTCACGGTGGGTGATGACGAACAGGAGTCCACCGTCCTGGTATTGCGTTCCGATATTGAGGTCGTGGTCAAGTCCAGCCGCCGTGAGATTCTGGCCTTTGCTCAGGATATGCTCACCGGTAAGCCCGCCGCCGATGTTGAAGTGCTGGTCAGCGACGGCATCACCGTTCCATTCACTGGTAAGACCGGTGCTGACGGGGTATTCAAAGGCGCGGCGGACAAGCTGAAAGAGATCGGCACTGTTCGCGTGTTTGCAATCCGTGGCAACCATGCCGCCG is a window of bacterium DNA encoding:
- a CDS encoding Na(+)/H(+) antiporter subunit D, with amino-acid sequence MAMNEFWLHPALILIVGAIVMPLLRGRARSIWLLLVPALVFAQVINMGADQGLHGTVKFLDLTLTFGRVDKLAQVFGYIMSLMCLLGSLYALHVKESAQHSAAWVYVAGSLGVIYAGDFMTLFLFWELMAFSSVFLIWLRRRPQSLGAGFRYLLVHVAGGLALLAGILLRYHATGGDLTFTQLDVLNPDLSTYLIMIGFILNAAVPPLHAWLPDAYGEATVTGSVFMCAFTTKTAVYALCRGFAGMEILVVLGVCMALYGVVYAVLENDARRLLAYHIISQVGYMVAGVGIGTQMAINGACAHAFAHILYKGLLFMGTGSVLHMTGKSKFSELGGLYKKMPWAFVFTLIGGLSISAFPLFSGFVSKSMIVAAGFEEHKMTAAFLLMLASAGTFLHTGLKVPYFIWFGKNNCSKETWEIAKDPPWNMCAAMALMSFMCIFIGCYTPYLYDKLPFEVDYHPYTAYHVSETLQILLFTALGFFLFIKKLKPEATISLDMDWFYRMGGRGVAWVSRVPAQAVDEWVSEFYRFCGLAWTMSLARVSSWFDGRVIDGVVDGVALSVRYLGDRVRHMQTRNLQFNIFSAVVVVVVMLLTYALTAMTLR
- a CDS encoding NADH-quinone oxidoreductase subunit M, translating into MGFYTNGQWPILSLLTFLPLAGVLLLPFLKGDSPAKVWALGVTLVTAVLSLPLYAAFDITTASYQFCEKVAWIPSLNIHYALGIDGISLLLVLLTTLLMPLCILCSWRAIGTRVKEFMACILIMETAMLGVFMALDFVLFYIFWEAMLIPMFLLIGIWGGPRKIYASVKFFLYTLAGSVLMPVAVIALYLHSQPHTFSIPELMNQPYSFTLQCWVFLAFFVAFAVKVPMFPFHTWLPAAHVEAPTAGSVLLASVLLKMGAYGFLRFCLPMTPLGVQAFAPYVLALSAAGIIYGGFTALAQSDMKKLVAYSSVAHMGFVTLGIFVLNISGIEGAILQMINHGITTGALFLCVGMIYERTHSRELANATGIGKVMPVYVTMLTIFGLSSLAFPGTNSFVGEFMVLVGGFAYSMKLGWIVIPGVILSAAYMLRMLQRVIWGGTNNPDTSYLKDLNWREMITLAPLVAFVLWIGLAPAPFLNVLHVSVQHLLMQVQLGLGM
- a CDS encoding NADH-quinone oxidoreductase subunit N is translated as MNPILFMPELVLIFGSLAAFGVCLGEGRVRLATGTALITALLTLVSSVATLCLAGDLFCQAYRVDLFSQLFKVFIALGLLAVVLFGNKLKDIRAEVRPEYFLFLLLGSLGLTLLVSAVELITLFIALELSSYSLYLLVPLRREQPGLRMQMESAAKYVMFGIVATGFLLFGMSYLYGMTGSTYFSEIGPALVQHWGEPAVLVGMILILAGLFFKLAAFPMHLWAPDVYQGASNETTAFIAGVPKVAVVAVLIRFLMCAQSSNEALSLVITVAAIGSMFFGNLAALVQKDLKRMLGYSSIAHAGYVMLGLVTLQKSGYAVSMFYIFGFVVMSLAAFLVICQMSKAGENVTLDDLSGLHKRNPLAAFILASSMFALAGIPPFAGFMGKWLLLNEALKSGFLTLVVITAINTAIGIYYYLTVARVIYFTEPENRPVFHFERGIAALGVILVVIVTLLGIVPAKLLNAAILAVQF
- a CDS encoding electron transfer flavoprotein-ubiquinone oxidoreductase; the encoded protein is MSTRDSMSFDIIGVGCGVATLSTVLQLLKRVKREPDGSMQAPSILIIDKAPSVGAQNLSGAVVDTSSLADLLEYEDFAGLPQFATVTKESFHHLTATGSTKVPWIPPTMHAEGFPIVSLSALTRHLASLCEKAGAEIYSGFSAVELLRENGRIVGVRMGDKGLDKNGEQRANFELGPDLMATMVVLGEGACGFLTEKLLTDEGMRGANPQTFAVGVKELIETPECKGRAGTIMHSFGYPLDSKTYGGGFIYCLSDTLVAIGMVTALDYKNPTTSPHDMFRLFKHHPSVLPYIAGGKVLEYGAKVLPEGGLNSIPTLVANGALIVGDAAGLCNSLRLKGVHLAVQSGIAAGDALFEGWKSKDFSMAAMQKYPENLKDSAPWKELEKIKNVRAAFTYGSLPGMVAVGMSVFSGGLLPPGLMALEPDWEVMKAKADVKPCALPPKVGADEANLQMDRLSDLFLSKTHHEENQPSHLKIPDAEKCKVCIKKFGAPCTLFCPAQVYVLKDDQQGIHIDFSNCLHCKTCQIKDPMQNIQWTPPEGGGGPVYSKM
- a CDS encoding DUF4337 domain-containing protein; this translates as MADDKKEPWLNWLALTTVILAVCATMATFKGGGHSTKSVMSQTKASDQWAYYQAKSIKGYIYDLQGDKLQLDLKANAASLSPELQKDYTDRITSYKSKVQKYEIEKSEIEKKARDLEDFRDLCSKHSGAFGMAVIFLQIAILLSSIAALLKKKPLWVTGLAVGAVGIVHFVNGFYLFF